The Pseudomonas kermanshahensis genome includes a window with the following:
- a CDS encoding ABC transporter substrate-binding protein, producing the protein MPPLPRARHLLNACALVLALTGCSPATEDTSKTLNIAFWGDNTTLVSVDPFQVYWLEHRVLLRNVAESLTDQDPDSGRIIPWLAKSWEVSDDALTYTFHLRQDVSFSNGERFDAHAVKTAFDTNKAFATQLPATFGATYLAGYDHADVVDDFTVRLVLARPNAGFLQATSTTNLAILAPASYALSAQERSLGKIIGTGPFVLEHYTPEVGARLVKRPDYAWASANVKNPGAAHLDAVDISYIPEESVRNGLFLQGKADILWPRNPFSEVDLKLFQAKGATIQSRSLPGPALNLYPNTRNDRLLGDRQVRLALQKAIDRTSYAHTVYNAEFPVVSGVYDITTPYFKAQADKLAYDPQGAERLLDAAGWSKGDDGYRHKDGKRLTLRYNLTPAESAGDVLIQDQLRKVGIDLKLNVLTRAEWVAGNASGNYDLTSTYMTRADPIILQTILDPRAANSATLATNTYEPQTLTQAQALFDDGITATHDAQRAQAYGQLQDLLIDQASAFPLYERVWQAATAPRVKDFRWTAEGFAFLSDIQVAQP; encoded by the coding sequence ATGCCGCCACTCCCCCGTGCCCGCCACTTGCTTAACGCCTGCGCCCTGGTGCTCGCCCTCACCGGCTGCTCCCCCGCCACCGAGGACACCAGCAAAACCCTCAATATCGCTTTCTGGGGCGACAACACCACCCTGGTCAGCGTCGACCCCTTCCAGGTCTATTGGCTCGAACACCGTGTGCTGCTGCGCAATGTCGCCGAGTCCCTCACCGACCAGGACCCTGACAGCGGCCGCATCATCCCCTGGCTGGCAAAAAGCTGGGAAGTCAGCGATGACGCCCTCACCTACACCTTCCACCTGCGCCAGGACGTCAGCTTCAGTAACGGCGAGCGCTTCGACGCCCACGCCGTGAAGACGGCCTTCGACACCAACAAAGCCTTCGCCACGCAGTTGCCCGCCACCTTCGGCGCGACCTACCTCGCGGGCTACGACCACGCCGACGTGGTCGACGACTTCACCGTGCGCCTGGTGCTCGCCCGCCCCAATGCCGGGTTCCTGCAAGCCACCTCGACCACCAACCTGGCCATCCTGGCGCCCGCGTCCTACGCGCTCAGCGCCCAAGAGCGTTCGCTGGGCAAGATCATCGGCACTGGCCCATTCGTACTTGAGCACTACACCCCGGAAGTCGGCGCACGCCTGGTGAAACGCCCTGACTACGCCTGGGCCTCGGCCAACGTGAAAAACCCCGGCGCGGCCCACTTGGATGCCGTGGACATCAGCTATATCCCCGAAGAAAGCGTGCGCAACGGCCTGTTCCTGCAGGGCAAGGCCGACATCCTCTGGCCGCGCAACCCCTTCTCCGAAGTCGACCTGAAGCTGTTCCAGGCCAAGGGTGCGACCATTCAGAGCCGCTCGCTGCCAGGCCCGGCGCTGAACCTTTACCCCAACACCCGCAACGACCGGTTGCTGGGTGATCGCCAGGTACGCCTGGCCTTGCAGAAAGCCATCGACCGTACCAGCTACGCCCACACCGTCTACAACGCCGAGTTCCCGGTGGTGTCCGGGGTTTATGACATCACCACCCCGTATTTCAAGGCCCAGGCCGACAAGCTCGCCTACGACCCACAAGGCGCAGAGCGCTTGCTCGACGCCGCCGGCTGGAGCAAGGGCGATGATGGCTATCGGCACAAGGATGGCAAGCGCCTGACCTTGCGCTACAACCTAACGCCGGCCGAAAGCGCTGGCGACGTGCTGATCCAGGACCAACTGCGCAAGGTGGGCATCGACCTCAAGCTCAATGTACTGACCCGCGCCGAATGGGTCGCAGGCAATGCGTCGGGTAACTACGACCTCACCTCCACCTACATGACCCGCGCCGACCCGATCATCCTCCAGACCATCCTCGACCCGCGCGCCGCCAACAGTGCCACCCTCGCCACCAATACCTATGAGCCCCAGACCCTGACCCAGGCCCAGGCGCTATTCGACGATGGCATTACCGCCACCCACGACGCTCAGCGTGCCCAGGCCTACGGCCAACTGCAGGACCTGCTCATCGACCAGGCCTCGGCGTTCCCGTTATACGAGCGTGTCTGGCAGGCCGCCACCGCGCCCAGGGTCAAGGACTTCCGCTGGACCGCCGAGGGCTTTGCGTTCCTCAGCGATATCCAGGTCGCCCAGCCATGA
- a CDS encoding class II aldolase/adducin family protein: MSSLSVVSPQANTVRQRVSAEEWEVRVKLAAAYRLAALFRWTDHIYTHFSARVPGPDEHFLINAFGLLFDEITASNLVKVDVDGTIIDDPLGLGINQAGYVIHSAIHRARHDLKAVLHTHTRDGAAVSAQRDGLLPISQHALAYYSRVVYHDYEGVALDLDEQQRLVANLGDSNILILRNHGLLTGGVSVEHAFRELHGLERACNIQVAAQAGGNDQLLHAAPAAIAKVHEQSKRFSDGLGEGIQRHWDALIRQLDREGRDYQD, translated from the coding sequence ATGAGTTCATTGTCTGTCGTATCCCCACAAGCAAACACCGTTCGCCAGCGGGTCAGTGCCGAGGAATGGGAGGTGCGGGTAAAACTGGCGGCCGCCTATCGCCTGGCGGCATTGTTCCGCTGGACCGACCACATCTACACGCACTTTTCGGCGCGGGTGCCCGGGCCAGACGAGCACTTCCTGATCAACGCCTTTGGCTTGCTGTTCGATGAAATTACCGCCTCCAACCTGGTCAAGGTAGATGTCGACGGCACGATCATCGACGACCCACTTGGTCTAGGCATCAACCAGGCCGGTTACGTCATCCACAGCGCCATTCACCGCGCGCGGCACGACCTCAAGGCGGTGCTGCACACCCACACCCGCGACGGCGCCGCCGTGTCCGCCCAGCGGGATGGCCTGCTACCGATCTCCCAGCATGCGCTGGCCTACTACAGCCGGGTGGTTTACCACGACTACGAAGGCGTCGCCCTGGACCTGGACGAGCAACAGCGCCTGGTTGCCAACCTGGGTGACAGCAACATCCTGATCCTGCGCAACCACGGCCTGCTGACCGGCGGGGTCAGTGTCGAGCATGCGTTCCGCGAGCTGCATGGGCTGGAGCGGGCGTGCAACATCCAGGTGGCGGCGCAGGCCGGCGGCAATGACCAGTTGCTGCATGCGGCACCGGCGGCGATTGCCAAGGTGCACGAGCAGTCCAAACGGTTTTCCGACGGGCTTGGCGAAGGGATTCAGCGCCATTGGGATGCGCTGATCCGCCAATTGGACCGTGAGGGGCGTGACTACCAGGACTGA
- a CDS encoding D-isomer specific 2-hydroxyacid dehydrogenase family protein yields MSHSIIVSQLDPQANHYLREHLPDHEVIDLAPGQLHVDVPADVFIVRPINIRGNRVDTPPPGWPWSLRWVQVVSSGIDFYPDWVFQGPPVTSGKGANAEQVAEFALALVFAAAKQLPGLWVKDADWRLTPLAPLRGRTLGIFGFGSIGQSLARKATALGMRVLALNRPGQPIAEVPGVERVERLQHLFAGSDHLVIAAPLTPATRGLIDRQVLAQAKPGLHLINIARGALLDQQALLEALDSGLIGRASLDVTDPEPLPAGHPLYHHPRVFLSPHTSAISEDGYPALLDAFLDNFARYREQAPLRNLVDIQRGY; encoded by the coding sequence ATGAGCCACTCGATCATTGTCAGCCAGCTTGACCCTCAGGCCAACCACTACCTGCGCGAACACCTGCCCGACCACGAAGTCATCGACCTCGCCCCCGGCCAGTTGCACGTGGATGTGCCTGCCGATGTGTTCATCGTGCGCCCGATCAATATTCGCGGTAACCGCGTAGATACCCCGCCGCCAGGCTGGCCCTGGTCGCTGCGCTGGGTGCAGGTGGTGTCGTCGGGCATCGACTTCTACCCCGACTGGGTATTCCAGGGGCCGCCGGTGACCAGCGGCAAGGGCGCCAACGCCGAGCAGGTCGCAGAGTTTGCCCTGGCCCTGGTGTTTGCCGCCGCCAAGCAACTGCCGGGGCTGTGGGTGAAGGACGCCGACTGGCGCCTGACGCCCTTGGCGCCGTTGCGCGGCCGCACGTTGGGCATCTTCGGCTTCGGCAGCATTGGCCAGAGCCTGGCGCGCAAGGCCACCGCGCTCGGCATGCGCGTGCTGGCACTGAACCGCCCTGGGCAGCCGATTGCCGAAGTGCCCGGTGTCGAGCGCGTCGAGCGCCTGCAGCACCTGTTCGCAGGCAGCGATCACCTGGTCATCGCCGCACCGCTGACCCCAGCCACACGTGGCCTGATCGACCGCCAGGTGCTGGCCCAGGCCAAGCCCGGCCTGCACCTGATCAACATCGCCCGCGGCGCCCTACTGGACCAACAGGCCTTGCTCGAAGCACTCGACAGCGGGCTGATCGGCCGCGCCAGCCTCGATGTCACCGACCCGGAACCGTTGCCGGCGGGCCACCCGCTGTACCACCACCCCCGCGTATTCCTGTCGCCGCACACGTCGGCGATTTCCGAGGACGGCTACCCCGCGCTGCTCGACGCCTTCCTCGACAACTTCGCCCGCTATCGCGAGCAGGCGCCGCTGCGCAACCTGGTCGATATCCAGCGTGGCTACTGA
- a CDS encoding acyl-CoA dehydrogenase family protein gives MSHPPSTAALAELTQALAANAERYDRSGQFPADNFSLLHRHGLLSLTVPRALGGGGADLATARQVVAAVGKGDPSTALILVMQYLQHFRLQDEARWPVQLRLQVARDAVANGALINAFRAEPELGTPARGGLPATVARRTAAGWRLSGRKIYSTGSYGLTWYLVWARSDDKDPLVGGFLVHKDTPGISIVEDWDHLGMRATCSHEVRFDDVLIPLDHAVSVSPASAPRPELDGTGLLWMSVLLPALYDGVAQAARDWLVQFLNNRAPSNLGASLASLPRFQEVVGRIDTLLFANRSLLDSAVAGHIDPRHAGQIKHLVSRNAIQAVELAIEAAGNPGLSRRNPLERHYRDVLCSRIHTPQDDVVLAQVGRSALAEVAA, from the coding sequence ATGAGTCACCCCCCATCCACCGCTGCTCTTGCCGAGCTGACCCAGGCCCTTGCTGCCAACGCCGAGCGCTATGACCGCAGCGGTCAGTTCCCCGCCGACAACTTCAGCCTGCTTCACCGCCACGGCCTGCTGAGCCTGACTGTGCCCCGCGCCCTGGGTGGCGGCGGGGCCGACCTGGCCACTGCGCGCCAGGTGGTTGCCGCCGTTGGCAAGGGCGACCCCTCCACGGCGCTGATCCTGGTCATGCAGTACCTGCAGCACTTTCGCCTGCAGGACGAAGCCCGCTGGCCCGTGCAGTTGCGCTTGCAGGTTGCCCGTGACGCGGTGGCCAACGGTGCGCTGATTAACGCCTTTCGCGCCGAACCCGAACTGGGTACGCCGGCCCGTGGCGGCCTGCCGGCCACCGTCGCGCGGCGCACCGCTGCTGGCTGGCGGCTGTCTGGGCGCAAAATCTACTCCACCGGCAGCTACGGCCTGACCTGGTACCTGGTGTGGGCGCGCAGCGACGATAAAGACCCGCTGGTCGGTGGTTTTCTGGTGCACAAGGACACGCCCGGCATCAGCATCGTCGAAGACTGGGACCACCTGGGCATGCGCGCCACCTGCAGCCACGAGGTGCGCTTTGACGACGTGCTGATCCCGCTGGACCACGCCGTCAGTGTCAGCCCTGCCAGCGCGCCGCGGCCCGAACTCGATGGCACCGGCCTGCTGTGGATGTCGGTGCTGCTGCCGGCACTTTACGACGGCGTCGCCCAGGCTGCGCGTGATTGGCTGGTGCAGTTTCTCAACAACCGCGCACCCTCCAACCTGGGTGCATCGCTGGCGAGCCTGCCGCGCTTCCAGGAGGTAGTCGGGCGCATCGATACCCTGCTGTTCGCCAACCGCAGCCTGCTGGACTCGGCCGTCGCCGGGCACATTGACCCGCGCCATGCCGGGCAGATCAAACACCTGGTCAGTCGCAACGCCATCCAGGCGGTCGAGCTGGCCATCGAGGCTGCCGGCAACCCTGGCCTGTCCCGCCGCAACCCGCTGGAGCGGCACTACCGTGACGTGCTGTGCAGCCGCATCCACACGCCCCAGGACGATGTGGTGCTGGCCCAGGTTGGGCGCAGCGCACTGGCGGAGGTGGCAGCATGA
- a CDS encoding LysR family transcriptional regulator, giving the protein MKIDDMDAFVAVIRCQSTNLAAEALQLTQPAITRRVQNFEEDLGATLLDRNTKPLKPTPMGLRVYEQCKAILREIDSLRELVANDGAPSGTLRLGVPQTLGDVVLLDALAQIRDTYPVLRTQVTSGWGSSLIARMENGELDAAAALFPPGKIFPEGITSRSIARMPLRVVAAKGSASKRSYKLKDCYTRGWVLNPDGCGFRAGLQRALSEQGLSLSINLETFGTDLQLGLVANGQGLGLVPEPLLQSSRHRDALDVVNVTDFKPQVDLWLFHPRYLGNLQEPVELFGEIAGNRLQAAPTAGDHT; this is encoded by the coding sequence ATGAAAATCGATGACATGGACGCCTTCGTGGCGGTCATCCGTTGCCAGTCGACCAACCTCGCCGCCGAGGCCCTGCAACTCACCCAGCCGGCCATCACCCGTCGCGTGCAGAACTTCGAGGAAGACCTCGGCGCCACCCTGCTCGACCGCAACACCAAACCGCTGAAGCCAACGCCAATGGGCCTGCGCGTGTATGAGCAGTGCAAGGCGATCCTGCGGGAGATCGACTCACTGCGTGAATTGGTCGCCAATGACGGCGCCCCCTCAGGCACATTGCGCCTGGGCGTGCCGCAAACCCTGGGGGACGTGGTGCTGCTCGACGCCCTGGCGCAGATTCGCGACACCTACCCGGTGTTGCGCACCCAAGTCACCAGTGGTTGGGGCAGCAGCCTGATCGCACGCATGGAAAACGGCGAACTCGACGCCGCTGCCGCGCTGTTCCCGCCTGGCAAAATCTTCCCTGAGGGCATCACCAGCCGCTCCATCGCGCGTATGCCACTGCGCGTGGTGGCCGCCAAGGGCAGCGCCAGCAAGCGCAGTTACAAGCTAAAGGATTGTTACACCCGCGGCTGGGTGCTCAACCCCGACGGCTGCGGTTTTCGTGCAGGGCTGCAGCGGGCCTTGAGCGAACAAGGGCTAAGCCTGTCGATCAACCTGGAAACCTTTGGCACCGACCTGCAACTGGGCCTGGTCGCCAACGGGCAAGGGCTGGGTTTGGTGCCCGAGCCGCTGCTACAGAGCAGCCGCCATCGGGATGCACTGGATGTGGTCAACGTGACGGATTTCAAACCGCAGGTGGACTTGTGGCTGTTCCATCCACGGTACCTGGGCAACCTGCAGGAGCCGGTGGAGCTGTTTGGTGAGATTGCCGGGAACAGGCTGCAGGCCGCGCCCACAGCAGGAGACCACACATAA
- a CDS encoding substrate-binding domain-containing protein translates to MSQAKDSPRKRRGAGRATLADVARAADVSAISVSRYFNQPEQVSPPLRERIEAAVQALGYVPNLVAGGLASARGRIVGMVIPNISGPIFAQTIQAFSDTLSRHGYQLLLASSYFSEEQEESAVRAFLGWSPAALVVTSHFHSPATEKMLAEADVPVVEIWDYRPERAPLQVGFLHHQVGVQACRYLLEKGHRRIAFVQNSAAGDLSALERRDGYIEALAEAGLEPWVFVPSADCAPFEAGKQAMEALIRRTPRPEAIIFANDNLAAGAVLAGQRAGLRLPDDVAIVGFGDYPFADMLLPSLTTLRPPSREIGEVAALRVLQHLGAIAHEGEVQRLNLLACELVARESA, encoded by the coding sequence GTGAGCCAAGCCAAGGATTCCCCCCGAAAGCGCCGTGGTGCAGGTCGCGCCACCCTGGCCGACGTGGCGCGCGCGGCAGACGTATCGGCGATCAGCGTGTCGCGTTACTTCAACCAGCCTGAGCAGGTTTCACCGCCTCTGCGTGAGCGCATAGAGGCCGCTGTGCAGGCGCTGGGCTACGTTCCCAACCTGGTCGCCGGGGGCCTCGCCTCGGCGCGCGGGCGTATTGTCGGCATGGTGATCCCGAACATCTCGGGGCCGATCTTTGCTCAGACCATCCAGGCCTTCAGCGACACCCTAAGCCGCCATGGCTATCAGTTGCTGCTGGCGTCCAGCTACTTCAGCGAAGAACAGGAAGAGAGTGCGGTGCGTGCGTTCCTCGGCTGGTCGCCGGCGGCGTTGGTGGTCACCAGTCATTTCCACAGCCCGGCGACTGAAAAGATGCTGGCCGAAGCTGACGTGCCCGTGGTCGAGATCTGGGATTACCGCCCCGAGCGGGCGCCGTTGCAGGTCGGTTTTCTGCATCACCAGGTCGGCGTGCAGGCGTGCCGCTACTTGCTGGAAAAAGGGCATCGACGCATCGCCTTCGTGCAGAACAGCGCAGCCGGCGACTTGAGCGCGTTAGAGCGGCGTGACGGGTACATCGAGGCCTTGGCCGAGGCCGGTCTTGAACCCTGGGTGTTTGTGCCCTCCGCCGATTGCGCGCCGTTCGAGGCAGGCAAACAGGCAATGGAGGCACTGATCCGCCGCACGCCACGCCCCGAGGCGATCATCTTTGCCAATGACAACCTGGCGGCCGGCGCCGTGTTGGCCGGCCAACGTGCGGGGCTGCGGCTACCGGATGACGTGGCGATCGTCGGCTTTGGCGACTACCCCTTCGCCGACATGCTGCTGCCCAGCCTGACCACGCTGCGGCCGCCCTCGCGGGAGATTGGCGAGGTGGCGGCCTTGCGCGTCCTGCAACACCTGGGCGCCATCGCGCATGAGGGTGAAGTGCAACGGTTGAACCTGCTCGCCTGTGAACTGGTAGCCCGCGAAAGCGCCTGA
- a CDS encoding TonB-dependent receptor, whose amino-acid sequence MQTTPFPTTQRRPLAAAILLAAFGQGAQAAEPAESAPQATALGAVTVTATRREASLQEVPVAVSVIDGEQLERDNRNNVASIVQQVPTLNYRAGASNKDTSLFIRGVGTISTSPGVEPTVATVVDGVVFGRPGQSTLDLLDLERIEVLRGPQGTLFGKNASAGVLNVVSKAIPEQTRGYVDYSHFGGGDENRLRFGIGGRLSEQFKGSLSTLWGDYDGNVENVANGHDVNGYQRKGARGKLEFEPNEDLRLTLIADYMKGEDTLPSGVITSASTAFANQLRPVTPSAHNRDINSDFKTHVEDENQGLSAQLDWQLGDYTLTSISAWRGWDNTQYQDGDRRALLPVTASHDKGTVDYDQYSQEFRLTSPKGQFNEYVLGAFYMHGTSNETYQRLSVNGGVANTGRADYSTTNDSVALFGENTFNFTDDLRAIFGLRWTHDDLEYDHRRVSSSATAVTGIQPSTASSGSVDEDGWSGRTGLQYDFNDNLTGYVTYSRGYKGPAYNVFFNMQPRDTGALKPETSDAYEVGLKSTALDNRLTANLAVFHTDYDDYQANFFDTVANQVVTRLVNAGKVKTQGVELDASFQATSQLKLTTAVAYTKARVDHFNCPAGAAANCNIDGGHLPFTPDWKTYVRADYVIPLDNGLDVELSSDYSWQDSVQFSLDQNPDTVQGAYGIWNASIALADYNDGWRVALLGKNLGDKSYAQMLASGGDYIYRSVPRDDGRYFGVQLRKDF is encoded by the coding sequence ATGCAGACAACTCCGTTTCCTACTACACAACGCCGGCCGCTGGCAGCGGCCATTTTGTTGGCCGCGTTCGGCCAGGGCGCCCAAGCCGCCGAACCTGCCGAGAGTGCGCCGCAAGCGACGGCCCTCGGCGCGGTGACGGTCACGGCCACTCGCCGTGAAGCCAGCCTGCAGGAAGTCCCGGTGGCGGTTTCGGTGATCGATGGCGAGCAGCTCGAGCGTGACAACCGCAACAACGTGGCCAGCATCGTCCAACAGGTGCCGACACTCAACTACCGGGCAGGCGCGTCGAACAAGGACACCTCGCTGTTCATCCGGGGCGTAGGCACCATTTCGACCTCCCCAGGCGTAGAGCCCACCGTGGCCACCGTGGTCGATGGCGTGGTATTCGGGCGGCCGGGCCAATCTACCCTCGACCTTCTCGACCTGGAGCGCATCGAAGTGCTGCGTGGCCCGCAGGGCACGCTGTTCGGCAAGAACGCGTCGGCCGGCGTGCTGAACGTGGTCAGCAAGGCCATCCCCGAGCAAACCCGCGGCTACGTGGATTACTCGCACTTTGGCGGTGGCGATGAAAACCGCCTGCGCTTCGGCATTGGCGGGCGTCTCAGCGAACAGTTCAAGGGCTCGCTGAGCACCTTGTGGGGCGATTACGACGGCAATGTCGAAAACGTTGCCAATGGCCACGACGTCAATGGTTACCAGCGCAAAGGTGCCCGCGGCAAGCTGGAATTCGAACCCAACGAAGACCTGCGCCTGACCTTGATCGCTGACTACATGAAAGGTGAAGACACACTCCCCAGCGGTGTGATCACAAGCGCCAGTACAGCGTTTGCCAACCAACTGCGCCCGGTCACCCCTAGCGCGCACAACCGCGATATCAACAGTGACTTCAAGACCCACGTCGAAGACGAGAACCAAGGCTTGTCGGCCCAGCTAGATTGGCAGCTGGGTGACTACACCCTGACCTCGATCAGCGCCTGGCGTGGCTGGGACAACACCCAGTACCAGGACGGCGACCGCCGTGCGTTGCTCCCCGTGACCGCGTCCCATGACAAGGGCACGGTGGACTACGACCAATACAGCCAGGAGTTTCGCCTGACATCGCCCAAAGGGCAGTTCAACGAGTACGTGCTCGGCGCCTTCTACATGCACGGCACGTCCAACGAAACCTACCAGCGCCTGTCGGTCAACGGCGGCGTGGCCAACACGGGGCGGGCAGATTACTCAACGACCAACGACAGCGTCGCGCTGTTCGGTGAGAACACCTTCAACTTCACCGACGACTTGCGCGCCATCTTCGGCCTGCGCTGGACCCACGACGACCTGGAGTACGACCACCGCCGGGTCTCCAGCTCGGCCACCGCGGTCACCGGCATCCAGCCTTCGACCGCCAGTTCCGGCTCGGTGGACGAGGACGGTTGGAGCGGGCGCACCGGCCTGCAATACGACTTCAACGACAACCTCACCGGCTACGTCACCTATTCGCGTGGCTACAAAGGCCCGGCCTACAACGTGTTCTTCAACATGCAGCCGCGCGACACCGGCGCCCTCAAGCCGGAAACCTCCGACGCTTATGAGGTCGGCCTGAAGAGCACGGCGCTGGACAACCGGCTGACTGCCAACCTGGCGGTGTTCCACACCGACTACGACGACTACCAGGCCAACTTCTTCGACACCGTGGCCAATCAGGTGGTAACGCGCTTGGTCAACGCCGGCAAGGTCAAGACCCAGGGTGTGGAGCTGGATGCCAGTTTCCAGGCGACGTCGCAGCTGAAGTTGACTACTGCCGTGGCCTACACCAAGGCCCGTGTCGACCACTTCAACTGCCCGGCAGGGGCCGCGGCCAACTGCAACATCGACGGTGGCCACCTGCCGTTTACCCCGGACTGGAAGACCTACGTACGTGCCGACTACGTGATCCCGCTGGACAACGGCCTGGATGTCGAGCTTTCCAGCGACTACAGCTGGCAGGATTCGGTGCAGTTCAGCCTGGACCAGAACCCAGACACCGTGCAGGGCGCCTACGGCATCTGGAACGCCAGCATTGCCCTGGCCGACTACAACGACGGTTGGCGTGTGGCACTGCTGGGCAAAAACCTGGGTGACAAGTCGTATGCGCAGATGCTGGCCAGCGGTGGCGATTACATCTACCGCTCGGTACCGCGCGACGACGGGCGCTACTTCGGCGTGCAGTTGCGCAAGGATTTTTGA
- a CDS encoding LLM class flavin-dependent oxidoreductase, which yields MSRQLSLGAFLMATGHHVAAWRHPDVPADPMDFSSYRRAAQIAEAACFDALFVADSVAAPTDALASHSARSTYFEPLTLLSALSAVTERIGLIATATTSYNEPYHVARKFASLDHLSSGRAGWNLVTSDAAAEAGNFGRQAHIPHAERYARAREFQQVVQGLWDSWADDAFVHDKAGGLFHRPDGVRALDHAGEHFRVKGPLNVARSPQGRPVLVQAGSSETGRELAAQSAEVVFTAQPSLARAQAFYADLKGRLAAYGRGGDSLKIMPGVFVVVGHSQAEAEEKYQQFQELVDPRVGVGLLGRMLGNFDLSGYPLDGPLPELPPTEDGQRSRQQLLTELAGNEQLTLAQLGRRIAGGRGHYSLIGTPAHIADELQAWFEGRAADGFNVLVPHLPLGLEDFANLVVPELQRRGLFRRQYQGRTLREHLGLQRPANPFFTERGQP from the coding sequence ATGAGCCGTCAACTGAGCCTGGGCGCCTTCCTCATGGCCACCGGGCACCACGTGGCCGCCTGGCGCCACCCGGACGTACCGGCCGACCCCATGGACTTCAGCAGCTACCGCCGCGCCGCGCAGATCGCCGAAGCGGCCTGTTTCGACGCGTTGTTCGTGGCCGACAGCGTCGCTGCGCCCACCGACGCCCTGGCTAGCCACAGTGCACGCTCCACCTACTTCGAACCGCTTACCCTGTTGTCGGCGTTAAGTGCCGTTACCGAGCGCATCGGCCTGATCGCCACCGCCACCACCAGCTACAACGAGCCGTACCACGTAGCACGCAAGTTCGCCTCGCTCGATCACCTGTCCAGCGGCCGCGCTGGCTGGAACCTGGTCACCTCGGACGCGGCCGCCGAAGCGGGCAACTTCGGCCGCCAGGCGCATATCCCGCATGCCGAGCGTTACGCTCGAGCCCGGGAGTTTCAGCAGGTGGTACAGGGCCTGTGGGACAGCTGGGCTGACGACGCCTTCGTGCACGACAAGGCCGGTGGGCTGTTCCACCGTCCTGATGGGGTGCGTGCCCTGGATCACGCAGGCGAGCACTTTCGCGTGAAAGGCCCGCTGAACGTCGCCCGCTCGCCCCAGGGGCGGCCGGTGCTGGTTCAGGCGGGCTCCTCGGAAACTGGCCGCGAGTTGGCCGCGCAGAGTGCCGAGGTGGTGTTTACCGCGCAACCGAGCCTGGCCCGCGCCCAGGCGTTCTACGCCGACCTCAAGGGCCGGCTGGCCGCTTACGGGCGGGGCGGGGATTCGCTGAAGATCATGCCTGGCGTGTTTGTGGTGGTTGGGCATAGCCAGGCTGAAGCTGAAGAGAAGTACCAGCAGTTTCAGGAACTGGTCGACCCGCGCGTCGGGGTTGGTTTGCTCGGGCGCATGCTCGGCAATTTCGACCTTTCCGGTTACCCGCTCGACGGCCCGCTGCCCGAACTGCCGCCCACCGAAGATGGCCAGCGCAGCCGCCAGCAACTGCTCACCGAACTTGCCGGCAACGAGCAACTGACACTCGCCCAGCTTGGCCGGCGCATCGCCGGCGGGCGAGGGCACTACAGCCTGATCGGCACCCCGGCCCACATCGCCGATGAACTGCAGGCCTGGTTCGAGGGCCGTGCCGCCGATGGCTTCAATGTGCTGGTGCCGCACCTGCCCCTGGGGCTGGAGGATTTCGCCAACCTGGTCGTGCCCGAGTTGCAGCGCCGCGGGCTGTTCCGCCGTCAGTACCAAGGCCGCACCCTGCGTGAACACCTGGGGCTGCAGCGCCCTGCCAATCCCTTCTTTACCGAACGAGGTCAACCATGA